A DNA window from Panthera tigris isolate Pti1 chromosome X, P.tigris_Pti1_mat1.1, whole genome shotgun sequence contains the following coding sequences:
- the ZMYM3 gene encoding zinc finger MYM-type protein 3 isoform X2, which translates to MDPSDFPSPFDPLTLPEKPLAGDLPVDMEFGEDLLESQTAPTRGWAPPGPSPSSGALDLLDAPAGLEKDPGVLDGATELLGLGGLLYKAPSPPEVDHGPEGTLAWDAGDQTLEPGPGGQTPEVVPPEPGAGANPSSPQGLLEPLAPDSLITLQPPHIEEEETTNIATGRRGSPGQEEELPQGQPQSPNGPPSPSVGETLGDGINSSQTKPGGPSPPAHPSLPGDGLTGKASEKPPERKRSERVRRVEPPKPEVVDSTESIPVSDEDSDAMVDDPNDEDFVPFRPRRSPRMSLRSSVAQRAGRSAVGTKMTCAHCRTPLQKGQTAYQRKGLPQLFCSSSCLTTFSKKPSGKKTCTFCKKEIWNTKDSVVAQTGSGGSFHEFCTSVCLSLYEAQQQRPIPQSGDPADATRCSICQKTGEVLHEVSNGSVVHRLCSDSCFSKFRANKGLKTNCCDQCGAYIYTKTGSPGPELLFHEGQQKRFCNTTCLGAYKKKNTRVYPCVWCKTLCKNFEMLSHVDRNGKTSLFCTLCCTTSYKVKQAGLTGPPRPCSFCRRSLSDPCYYNKVDRTVYQFCSPSCWTKFQRTSPEGGIHLSCHYCHSLFSGKPEVLDWQDQVFQFCCRDCCEDFKRLRGVVSQCEHCRQEKLLHEKLRFSGVEKSFCSEGCVLLYKQDFTKKLGLCCITCTYCSQTCQRGVTEQLDGSTWDFCSEDCKSKYLLWYCKAARCHACKRQGKLLETIHWRGQIRHFCNQQCLLRFYSQQNQPNLDTQSGPESLLNSQSPESKPQAPSQTKVENSSTVKTPEENGNLGKIPAKTRSAPAASTPPPPPPPPATPRKNKAAMCKPLMQNRGVSCKVEMKSKGSQTEEWKPQVIVLPIPVPIFVPVPMHLYCQKVPVPFSMPIPVPVPMFLPTTLESTDKIVETIEELKVKIPSNPLEADILAMAEMIAEAEELDKASSDLCDLVSNQSAEGLLEDCDLFGPARDDVLAMAVKMANVLDEPGQDLEADFPKNPLDINPSVDFLFDCGLVGPEDVSAEQDLPRTMRKGQKRLVLSESCSRDSMSSQPSCTGLNYSYGVNAWKCWVQSKYANGETSKGDELRFGPKPMRIKEDILACSAAELNYGLAQFVREITRPNGERYEPDSIYYLCLGIQQYLLENNRMVNIFTDLYYLTFVQELNKSLSTWQPTLLPNNTVFSRVEEEHLWECKQLGVYSPFVLLNTLMFFNTKFFGLQTAEEHMQLSFTNVVRQSRKCTTPRGTTKVVSIRYYAPVRQRKGRDTGPGKRKREEEAPILEQRENRMNPLRCPVKFYEFYLSKCPESLRTRNDVFYLQPERSCIAESPLWYSVIPMDRSMLESMLNRILAVREIYEELGRPGEEDLD; encoded by the exons ATGGACCCCAGTGACTTTCCCAGTCCGTTTGACCCATTGACCCTGCCAGAGAAGCCCCTGGCTGGAGACCTTCCAGTAGACATGGAATTTGGAGAGGATCTACTGGAATCCCAGACTGCCCCAACTCGAGGATGGGCACCCCCTGGCCCTTCTCCATCCTCAGGAGCCCTGGACCTGCTTGATGCCCCTGCTGGCCTGGAAAAAGACCCTGGAGTCCTGGATGGAGCCACTgagctgctggggctgggggggctgCTCTATaaagccccctctcccccagaggTGGACCATGGTCCTGAGGGGACCCTTGCTTGGGATGCAGGAGATCAGACCCTAGAGCCTGGACCAGGTGGCCAGACCCCTGAGGTGGTACCACctgagccaggggctggggcaaaTCCCTCTTCACCACAGGGGTTACTAGAGCCTTTGGCTCCAGATTCGCTGATAACACTGCAGCCCCCCCATATTGAAGAGGAGGAGACCACCAACATAGCTACAGGGAGAAGGGGCTCccctgggcaggaggaggagcTTCCCCAAGGGCAGCCACAGAGCCCAAATGGTCCCCCCAGCCCTTCAGTGGGAGAGACTCTGGGGGATGGAATCAACAGTTCTCAGACCAAACCTGGGGGCCCTAGCCCTCCTGCACACCCTTCCTTGCCAG GAGATGGCCTGACTGGGAAGGCGAGTGAGAAGCCGCCTGAGagg AAGAGAAGCGAGCGCGTTAGAAGAGTAGAGCCTCCAAAACCCGAGGTTGTGGATTCCACTGAGAGCA TTCCAGTGTCAGATGAGGATTCTGATGCCATGGTAGATGACCCCAATGATGAGGACTTTGTGCCGTTCCGGCCCCGGCGCTCCCCTCGCATGTCCCTACGCTCAAGTGTGGCACAAAGGGCCGGGCGCTCTGCGGTAGGCACCAAGATGACCTGTGCTCACTGCCGGACGCCACTGCAGAAGGGGCAGACCGCCTACCAGCGCAAGGGGCTGCCTCAGCTCTTCTGCTCTTCATCCTGTCTCACCACTTTCTCTAAGAAGCCTTCGGGCAAAAAGACCTGTACCTTCTGCAAGAA GGAGATCTGGAACACCAAGGACTCGGTTGTGGCACAGACTGGTTCAGGAGGCTCCTTCCATGAGTTCTGCACGTCCGTCTGTCTCTCCCTGTATGAGGCCCAGCAGCAGCGCCCAATCCCACAGTCTGGGGATCCTGCCGACGCCACTCGCTGCAGCATATGCCAGAAGActggagag GTCCTGCACGAGGTCAGCAACGGCAGCGTGGTGCACCGGCTCTGCAGCGATTCTTGCTTCTCCAAATTCCGGGCCAACAAGGGACTGAAAACCAACTGTTGTGACCAGTGCGGGGCTTACATCTACACCAAGACCGGGAGCCCTGGCCCTGAGCTCCTCTTCCACGAGGGCCAACAAAAGCGGTTCTGCAACACAACCTGCTTGGGGGCGTACAAGAAG AAAAACACACGTGTGTACCCATGTGTCTGGTGCAAGACCCTGTGTAAGAACTTTGAGATGCTATCACATGTGGATCGTAATGGCAAGACCAGCTTGTTCTGTACCCTGTGCTGTACCACCTCTTACAAAGTGAAGCAGGCAGGGCTCACTG gcccTCCCCGACCCTGCAGCTTCTGCCGCCGCAGCCTCTCTGACCCCTGTTACTACAACAAGGTTGATCGCACAGTCTACCAGTTCTGCAGCCCCAGCTGCTGGACCAAGTTCCAG cGCACAAGCCCTGAGGGGGGCATTCACCTGAGCTGTCACTACTGCCACAGCCTCTTCAGTGGCAAGCCTGAGGTCTTGGACTGGCAG GACCAGGTGTTCCAGTTCTGCTGCCGCGATTGCTGCGAGGACTTCAAGCGGCTCCGGGGTGTGGTGTCCCAGTGTGAGCATTGCCGGCAGGAGAAACTCCTGCATGAGAAACTCCGGTTCAGTGGGGTGGAGAAGAGCTTCTGCAGCGAAG GCTGTGTGCTGCTGTACAAACAGGACTTCACCAAGAAGCTGGGGCTGTGCTGTATCACTTGTACCTACTGCTCCCAGACCTGCCAGCGTGGAGTCACTGAGCAGCTCGATGGCAGCACCTGGGACTTCTGCAGTGAGGACTGTAAGAGCAAGTACCTGCTGTGGTACTGCAAG GCCGCCCGGTGCCACGCCTGTAAGCGCCAGGGGAAACTGCTGGAGACCATCCACTGGCGTGGGCAGATCCGTCATTTCTGCAACCAACAGTGTCTGCTGCGCTTCTACAGCCAGCAGAACCAACCCAACTTGGATACCCAGAGCGGGCCTGAGAGCCTCCTGAACA GTCAGTCTCCCGAGTCGAAGCCCCAGGCACCATCTCAAACCAAAGTGGAGAACAGCAGTACAGTGAAGACCCCAGAGGAAAATGGGAATCTGGGCAAG ATCCCTGCCAAGACCCGATCGGCTCCCGCTGcttccacccctcctccacccccgccacccccagcaACACCCCGCAAAAACAAAGCGGCCATGTGTAAACCACTGATGCAGAATCGGGGGGTCTCCTGCAAGGTGGAGATGAAGTCCAAAGGGAGTCAAACAG AAGAGTGGAAGCCACAGGTGATAGTGCTGCCCATCCCAGTACCCATCTTTGTGCCAGTGCCTATGCATCTGTACTGCCAGAAAGTCCCGGTGCCTTTCTCCATGCCCATCCCG GTGCCTGTGCCCATGTTCCTGCCCACCACCTTGGAGAGCACAGACAAGATTGTGGAGACCATTGAGGAGCTGAAGGTGAAGATCCCTTCCAACCCCTTGGAGGCTGACATCCTGGCTATGGCAGAAATGATTGCAGAGGCTGAGGAGTTAGACAAGGCCTCATCTGACCTTTGTG ATCTTGTGAGCAACCAGAGTGCAGAGGGGCTTCTGGAAGACTGTGACCTGTTTGGGCCAGCTAGAGATGATGTCCTGGCCATGGCCGTCAAGATGGCCAATGTCTTGGATGAACCTGGGCAAGACTTGGAGGCGGACTTCCCCAAGA ACCCTCTGGACATTAACCCCAGTGTAGACTTCCTCTTTGATTGTGGCCTGGTAGGGCCCGAGGATGTGTCTGCTGAACAAGACCTTCCCCGCACCATGAGGAAG gGTCAAAAGCGGCTGGTGCTTTCGGAGAGCTGTTCCCGGGATTCCATGAGCAGCCAGCCTAGCTGTACTGGACTCAACTATTCATATGGTGTCAATGCTTGGAAGTGCTGGGTGCAGTCAAAATATGCCAATGGAGAAACCAGCAAGGGGGATGAACTGCGCTTTGGCC CCAAACCTATGCGTATCAAAGAGGATATTCTGGCCTGCTCAGCTGCTGAACTCAACTACGGTCTGGCCCAGTTTGTGAGAGAAATCACTCGACCCAACGGTGAACGATACGAACCTGACAGTATCTACTATCTGTGTCTCGGCATCCAGCAG tacTTGCTGGAAAACAATCGAATGGTGAACATTTTCACAGACCTTTACTACCTGACTTTCGTTCAAGAACTCAACAAGTCTCTGAGTACCTGGCAGCCCACACTCCTCCCCAACA ATACGGTGTTCTCCCGCGTGGAGGAAGAGCACCTGTGGGAGTGTAAGCAGCTCGGGGTCTACTCACCCTTTGTCCTCCTCAACACCCTCATGTTCTTCAACACTAAGTTTTTTGGGCTCCAGACAGCCGAGGAACACATGCAGCTCTCCTTCACCAACGTGGTGCGGCAGTCCCGCAAGTGTACCACCCCTCGGGGCACCACCAAGGTGGTGAGCATCCGCTACTATGCCCCCGTCCGCCAGAGGAAAGGGCGAG ACACGGGCCCTGGGAAacggaagagagaagaagaagctCCTATCTTAGAGCAGCGTGAGAACCGCATGAATCCTCTCCGCTGCCCCGTCAAGTTCTACGAATTCTATCTCTCAAAATG CCCTGAAAGCCTCCGGACTCGCAACGATGTGTTCTACCTGCAACCCGAGCGGTCCTGCATCGCCGAGTCACCTCTCTGGTATTCTGTGATCCCCATGGACCGCAGCATGTTGGAGAGTATGCTCAATCGCATTCTGGCTGTGCGTGAGATTTACGAGGAGCTGGGTCGTCCTGGGGAGGAAGACCTGGACTGA
- the ZMYM3 gene encoding zinc finger MYM-type protein 3 isoform X1: protein MDPSDFPSPFDPLTLPEKPLAGDLPVDMEFGEDLLESQTAPTRGWAPPGPSPSSGALDLLDAPAGLEKDPGVLDGATELLGLGGLLYKAPSPPEVDHGPEGTLAWDAGDQTLEPGPGGQTPEVVPPEPGAGANPSSPQGLLEPLAPDSLITLQPPHIEEEETTNIATGRRGSPGQEEELPQGQPQSPNGPPSPSVGETLGDGINSSQTKPGGPSPPAHPSLPGDGLTGKASEKPPERVQKRSERVRRVEPPKPEVVDSTESIPVSDEDSDAMVDDPNDEDFVPFRPRRSPRMSLRSSVAQRAGRSAVGTKMTCAHCRTPLQKGQTAYQRKGLPQLFCSSSCLTTFSKKPSGKKTCTFCKKEIWNTKDSVVAQTGSGGSFHEFCTSVCLSLYEAQQQRPIPQSGDPADATRCSICQKTGEVLHEVSNGSVVHRLCSDSCFSKFRANKGLKTNCCDQCGAYIYTKTGSPGPELLFHEGQQKRFCNTTCLGAYKKKNTRVYPCVWCKTLCKNFEMLSHVDRNGKTSLFCTLCCTTSYKVKQAGLTGPPRPCSFCRRSLSDPCYYNKVDRTVYQFCSPSCWTKFQRTSPEGGIHLSCHYCHSLFSGKPEVLDWQDQVFQFCCRDCCEDFKRLRGVVSQCEHCRQEKLLHEKLRFSGVEKSFCSEGCVLLYKQDFTKKLGLCCITCTYCSQTCQRGVTEQLDGSTWDFCSEDCKSKYLLWYCKAARCHACKRQGKLLETIHWRGQIRHFCNQQCLLRFYSQQNQPNLDTQSGPESLLNSQSPESKPQAPSQTKVENSSTVKTPEENGNLGKIPAKTRSAPAASTPPPPPPPPATPRKNKAAMCKPLMQNRGVSCKVEMKSKGSQTEEWKPQVIVLPIPVPIFVPVPMHLYCQKVPVPFSMPIPVPVPMFLPTTLESTDKIVETIEELKVKIPSNPLEADILAMAEMIAEAEELDKASSDLCDLVSNQSAEGLLEDCDLFGPARDDVLAMAVKMANVLDEPGQDLEADFPKNPLDINPSVDFLFDCGLVGPEDVSAEQDLPRTMRKGQKRLVLSESCSRDSMSSQPSCTGLNYSYGVNAWKCWVQSKYANGETSKGDELRFGPKPMRIKEDILACSAAELNYGLAQFVREITRPNGERYEPDSIYYLCLGIQQYLLENNRMVNIFTDLYYLTFVQELNKSLSTWQPTLLPNNTVFSRVEEEHLWECKQLGVYSPFVLLNTLMFFNTKFFGLQTAEEHMQLSFTNVVRQSRKCTTPRGTTKVVSIRYYAPVRQRKGRDTGPGKRKREEEAPILEQRENRMNPLRCPVKFYEFYLSKCPESLRTRNDVFYLQPERSCIAESPLWYSVIPMDRSMLESMLNRILAVREIYEELGRPGEEDLD, encoded by the exons ATGGACCCCAGTGACTTTCCCAGTCCGTTTGACCCATTGACCCTGCCAGAGAAGCCCCTGGCTGGAGACCTTCCAGTAGACATGGAATTTGGAGAGGATCTACTGGAATCCCAGACTGCCCCAACTCGAGGATGGGCACCCCCTGGCCCTTCTCCATCCTCAGGAGCCCTGGACCTGCTTGATGCCCCTGCTGGCCTGGAAAAAGACCCTGGAGTCCTGGATGGAGCCACTgagctgctggggctgggggggctgCTCTATaaagccccctctcccccagaggTGGACCATGGTCCTGAGGGGACCCTTGCTTGGGATGCAGGAGATCAGACCCTAGAGCCTGGACCAGGTGGCCAGACCCCTGAGGTGGTACCACctgagccaggggctggggcaaaTCCCTCTTCACCACAGGGGTTACTAGAGCCTTTGGCTCCAGATTCGCTGATAACACTGCAGCCCCCCCATATTGAAGAGGAGGAGACCACCAACATAGCTACAGGGAGAAGGGGCTCccctgggcaggaggaggagcTTCCCCAAGGGCAGCCACAGAGCCCAAATGGTCCCCCCAGCCCTTCAGTGGGAGAGACTCTGGGGGATGGAATCAACAGTTCTCAGACCAAACCTGGGGGCCCTAGCCCTCCTGCACACCCTTCCTTGCCAG GAGATGGCCTGACTGGGAAGGCGAGTGAGAAGCCGCCTGAGagg GTGCAGAAGAGAAGCGAGCGCGTTAGAAGAGTAGAGCCTCCAAAACCCGAGGTTGTGGATTCCACTGAGAGCA TTCCAGTGTCAGATGAGGATTCTGATGCCATGGTAGATGACCCCAATGATGAGGACTTTGTGCCGTTCCGGCCCCGGCGCTCCCCTCGCATGTCCCTACGCTCAAGTGTGGCACAAAGGGCCGGGCGCTCTGCGGTAGGCACCAAGATGACCTGTGCTCACTGCCGGACGCCACTGCAGAAGGGGCAGACCGCCTACCAGCGCAAGGGGCTGCCTCAGCTCTTCTGCTCTTCATCCTGTCTCACCACTTTCTCTAAGAAGCCTTCGGGCAAAAAGACCTGTACCTTCTGCAAGAA GGAGATCTGGAACACCAAGGACTCGGTTGTGGCACAGACTGGTTCAGGAGGCTCCTTCCATGAGTTCTGCACGTCCGTCTGTCTCTCCCTGTATGAGGCCCAGCAGCAGCGCCCAATCCCACAGTCTGGGGATCCTGCCGACGCCACTCGCTGCAGCATATGCCAGAAGActggagag GTCCTGCACGAGGTCAGCAACGGCAGCGTGGTGCACCGGCTCTGCAGCGATTCTTGCTTCTCCAAATTCCGGGCCAACAAGGGACTGAAAACCAACTGTTGTGACCAGTGCGGGGCTTACATCTACACCAAGACCGGGAGCCCTGGCCCTGAGCTCCTCTTCCACGAGGGCCAACAAAAGCGGTTCTGCAACACAACCTGCTTGGGGGCGTACAAGAAG AAAAACACACGTGTGTACCCATGTGTCTGGTGCAAGACCCTGTGTAAGAACTTTGAGATGCTATCACATGTGGATCGTAATGGCAAGACCAGCTTGTTCTGTACCCTGTGCTGTACCACCTCTTACAAAGTGAAGCAGGCAGGGCTCACTG gcccTCCCCGACCCTGCAGCTTCTGCCGCCGCAGCCTCTCTGACCCCTGTTACTACAACAAGGTTGATCGCACAGTCTACCAGTTCTGCAGCCCCAGCTGCTGGACCAAGTTCCAG cGCACAAGCCCTGAGGGGGGCATTCACCTGAGCTGTCACTACTGCCACAGCCTCTTCAGTGGCAAGCCTGAGGTCTTGGACTGGCAG GACCAGGTGTTCCAGTTCTGCTGCCGCGATTGCTGCGAGGACTTCAAGCGGCTCCGGGGTGTGGTGTCCCAGTGTGAGCATTGCCGGCAGGAGAAACTCCTGCATGAGAAACTCCGGTTCAGTGGGGTGGAGAAGAGCTTCTGCAGCGAAG GCTGTGTGCTGCTGTACAAACAGGACTTCACCAAGAAGCTGGGGCTGTGCTGTATCACTTGTACCTACTGCTCCCAGACCTGCCAGCGTGGAGTCACTGAGCAGCTCGATGGCAGCACCTGGGACTTCTGCAGTGAGGACTGTAAGAGCAAGTACCTGCTGTGGTACTGCAAG GCCGCCCGGTGCCACGCCTGTAAGCGCCAGGGGAAACTGCTGGAGACCATCCACTGGCGTGGGCAGATCCGTCATTTCTGCAACCAACAGTGTCTGCTGCGCTTCTACAGCCAGCAGAACCAACCCAACTTGGATACCCAGAGCGGGCCTGAGAGCCTCCTGAACA GTCAGTCTCCCGAGTCGAAGCCCCAGGCACCATCTCAAACCAAAGTGGAGAACAGCAGTACAGTGAAGACCCCAGAGGAAAATGGGAATCTGGGCAAG ATCCCTGCCAAGACCCGATCGGCTCCCGCTGcttccacccctcctccacccccgccacccccagcaACACCCCGCAAAAACAAAGCGGCCATGTGTAAACCACTGATGCAGAATCGGGGGGTCTCCTGCAAGGTGGAGATGAAGTCCAAAGGGAGTCAAACAG AAGAGTGGAAGCCACAGGTGATAGTGCTGCCCATCCCAGTACCCATCTTTGTGCCAGTGCCTATGCATCTGTACTGCCAGAAAGTCCCGGTGCCTTTCTCCATGCCCATCCCG GTGCCTGTGCCCATGTTCCTGCCCACCACCTTGGAGAGCACAGACAAGATTGTGGAGACCATTGAGGAGCTGAAGGTGAAGATCCCTTCCAACCCCTTGGAGGCTGACATCCTGGCTATGGCAGAAATGATTGCAGAGGCTGAGGAGTTAGACAAGGCCTCATCTGACCTTTGTG ATCTTGTGAGCAACCAGAGTGCAGAGGGGCTTCTGGAAGACTGTGACCTGTTTGGGCCAGCTAGAGATGATGTCCTGGCCATGGCCGTCAAGATGGCCAATGTCTTGGATGAACCTGGGCAAGACTTGGAGGCGGACTTCCCCAAGA ACCCTCTGGACATTAACCCCAGTGTAGACTTCCTCTTTGATTGTGGCCTGGTAGGGCCCGAGGATGTGTCTGCTGAACAAGACCTTCCCCGCACCATGAGGAAG gGTCAAAAGCGGCTGGTGCTTTCGGAGAGCTGTTCCCGGGATTCCATGAGCAGCCAGCCTAGCTGTACTGGACTCAACTATTCATATGGTGTCAATGCTTGGAAGTGCTGGGTGCAGTCAAAATATGCCAATGGAGAAACCAGCAAGGGGGATGAACTGCGCTTTGGCC CCAAACCTATGCGTATCAAAGAGGATATTCTGGCCTGCTCAGCTGCTGAACTCAACTACGGTCTGGCCCAGTTTGTGAGAGAAATCACTCGACCCAACGGTGAACGATACGAACCTGACAGTATCTACTATCTGTGTCTCGGCATCCAGCAG tacTTGCTGGAAAACAATCGAATGGTGAACATTTTCACAGACCTTTACTACCTGACTTTCGTTCAAGAACTCAACAAGTCTCTGAGTACCTGGCAGCCCACACTCCTCCCCAACA ATACGGTGTTCTCCCGCGTGGAGGAAGAGCACCTGTGGGAGTGTAAGCAGCTCGGGGTCTACTCACCCTTTGTCCTCCTCAACACCCTCATGTTCTTCAACACTAAGTTTTTTGGGCTCCAGACAGCCGAGGAACACATGCAGCTCTCCTTCACCAACGTGGTGCGGCAGTCCCGCAAGTGTACCACCCCTCGGGGCACCACCAAGGTGGTGAGCATCCGCTACTATGCCCCCGTCCGCCAGAGGAAAGGGCGAG ACACGGGCCCTGGGAAacggaagagagaagaagaagctCCTATCTTAGAGCAGCGTGAGAACCGCATGAATCCTCTCCGCTGCCCCGTCAAGTTCTACGAATTCTATCTCTCAAAATG CCCTGAAAGCCTCCGGACTCGCAACGATGTGTTCTACCTGCAACCCGAGCGGTCCTGCATCGCCGAGTCACCTCTCTGGTATTCTGTGATCCCCATGGACCGCAGCATGTTGGAGAGTATGCTCAATCGCATTCTGGCTGTGCGTGAGATTTACGAGGAGCTGGGTCGTCCTGGGGAGGAAGACCTGGACTGA